The Syntrophorhabdaceae bacterium genome includes a window with the following:
- a CDS encoding KpsF/GutQ family sugar-phosphate isomerase yields the protein MSTPLKTGKEVLRKEAEAILRIMEGLDDTFDKAVDIIDACSGRLVVMGVGKSGLVCRKIASTFSSVGTPSLFLHPGDSLHGDLGMLQKGDVLFIVSNSGETEEVIKILPWIKRMDFTTIVVTGNPLSTIAKFGDAVFDVKVDEACPYNTVPTSSTTVALALGDALAVAVMEKKKFNLEDFASLHPGGTLGRKLLLKVEDLMHKGEALPRVHQDRAMKEVIIEITTKRLGVAGILDDEGDLVGVITDGDLRRAIEKHDNLLVRKASEVMSRNPKGIVKDSLAAYALKMMEEFSITSLFVVEAEGKKRPVGVIHIHDLLKAKIV from the coding sequence GTGAGCACGCCTCTGAAAACGGGCAAAGAGGTCCTCAGGAAGGAGGCGGAAGCAATCCTCCGGATCATGGAAGGGCTCGACGATACCTTCGATAAAGCAGTCGATATCATCGACGCCTGCAGCGGCCGCCTTGTGGTCATGGGCGTGGGCAAATCAGGTCTTGTCTGCAGAAAGATCGCCTCCACTTTTTCGAGTGTGGGCACCCCGTCGCTTTTCCTCCATCCCGGTGATTCGCTTCACGGAGACCTGGGCATGCTCCAGAAAGGGGATGTGCTCTTCATCGTGAGCAACAGCGGCGAAACGGAGGAAGTAATTAAGATACTCCCCTGGATAAAGCGGATGGATTTCACCACCATCGTGGTAACGGGCAATCCCCTTTCCACCATCGCAAAATTCGGAGATGCGGTTTTCGATGTAAAGGTCGACGAGGCCTGTCCCTATAATACGGTCCCCACGTCGAGCACCACGGTGGCCCTCGCACTGGGCGACGCTTTGGCGGTGGCAGTGATGGAGAAAAAGAAATTCAACCTCGAGGATTTCGCGTCTCTTCATCCGGGAGGAACATTAGGGCGCAAGCTGCTCCTCAAGGTTGAGGACCTCATGCACAAGGGTGAAGCCCTCCCCAGGGTCCACCAGGACCGTGCGATGAAAGAAGTGATAATTGAGATCACCACAAAAAGGCTCGGAGTGGCCGGGATTCTTGACGACGAAGGGGATCTGGTGGGCGTCATCACCGACGGCGATTTAAGGAGAGCCATAGAAAAGCACGATAACCTTCTGGTAAGGAAGGCATCCGAGGTAATGAGTCGGAATCCGAAGGGGATCGTGAAGGATTCCCTTGCGGCATATGCGCTCAAGATGATGGAGGAGTTCTCCATCACGTCCCTCTTCGTGGTCGAGGCGGAAGGGAAGAAAAGGCCCGTGGGGGTAATCCATATCCATGATCTTTTGAAGGCAAAGATCGTCTGA